In Camelus bactrianus isolate YW-2024 breed Bactrian camel chromosome 5, ASM4877302v1, whole genome shotgun sequence, the DNA window TTAACTGCTTTAAACTGATAGAGAAATACTTCAAATGCTAAAGAAATTAGTATGTGTCTTGAAAGTTTCTGAGGCTTATTCTAAACTATTAACATACGTACTTGTTTCAACTTCCAGATGTCAAAAGTTGTAGCCACGTAATCTGCTATTCCCTTAAAAAGATCCATATTAAGATATCGGAGGTCTCTGCAAGACTGCAATATGttgattaacatttttaaaggacatCCATGGATATTACCTTTAAGAATGAGttagataaacaaaaattaatggCTTTGACTGTAAGATCCAAGATATTCTATATGCAacacttttgtttctttaaaaaaaagtatcactatattttgtaaaaaaaaagaaaacaaaacaaaactataggCAAAAATAAAACTTCGCTCTAACCATATCATCAGGTATTTTTTATATAACTgcaaagtttttaaaacaaacaaaacaataaagtCCAGAACAGTAGGCCAGATGCTACACATCACATAAGAAAAATTGCCCTTACTTGTGACCATCGCACTGCATTCATTCAGAAGGATAACAGAACGGTAATTCATGGCAGCCAGTACCTCAAACATATGCTGGCTATTCAAAACAGAAAATTGGTCTAATTCCTTCAAGGCTTtcatctaaagaaaaacaaacttaaattTAGTTTATCACTTGTAGCAAAATAGACtaaacttttatatttaaattaaaaaagattaaGTCTGAGCAAAGACAGACAActagatatatagataaatatatgtaaacaCTTATATATACAGATAAATATAAATCTACTTCTGTTATTTCAATTCAGCAAAGTTAAAGCCAAAAGCACAACAACATCCTTCTAAAAAACTGACTTTAGGAGGTGATAGCAAGtcacaagaaatattttttttcaaatttcaccCAACAGAGAAAATTCAGAAGGTGTTTACCTCCAATTTCCTTTTAAGACCAATCGGTGCATCTTTTCCAATACATTTCATTACAGTTTGTAAAGTGAAGACATGTTCTATTTTCCAGACTTGCTGATCAACTAGCATCCTGTCATTGAACAGAATAAATACCACAGTCCTAAGATCTTAAAACCAGAAGAGAAATCTTAAAAGTCATTTGGTCCAGCTCCGACTTCTAGGCCCAAAGAAAAGATCTGCCTGCCCAAGAGAGTGTAAATAGTGAGTGAGAGCTCCAGGACCAGCCTCATATTGTTTCCTCTCACACTATTCTGCTATCTTTATGCATGAACAAATATTGGGAGATTAAACCAGGATATCTCAATGCATAGTcaaggaaaaagagaattaaGAATTATCCTCACCAACCTATGACATTAGATACGTTGCATTAATTTCAACCTCCTTTTCTAGCTGGGCCAGTGTCATGTGACCTCCACATAGTGCTCAAATAACCATTACGAATTGAGTACATAACAATTCTCCCCCAGCGCACATCAGTACTATGCTTTAAGATAACTTTAGATTTCAATGCTACCCGCACCTTTTTTATGTTGGACCCTGAAAGAAGCATTATTTCCAGCTTTAACTGATGCAGAGTCAGGACTTTAAGTTTAATATGGTATTAAAGACTATAACTACCAATAAAGTcccccccccaccgccacccAAAAAAGAGAAGCTTGACTTTCATCTTGGTTTTTTATTCACgataagagaaacagagaaagcataAGAGATTTCTCACCACAACCCTGCTCGAAGGACATCCACATTCTTGCATGGCTCCATTGCCTCTAAAATAGTTGACAAAATTGAAAGACATTTCTCATCACATTCATTGATACGCTCCTGTTGAAATATAATTACAAAAAACACTATAGATGATGAGCTGATAGTAGACTATCTCACCCAAGCAAAACTAATGAACCGATGCTTTTAAGTAAAGGATTAAGTATCAAACCAATAATTTCATACAGAGTCAGTCCACAGTAAACAGCATCTTTGGAAAATAAGATGTCATATGtaaaaaaatcttccaaataaTTAATACACATTCTTTTATGCATCAACACCTTTTTTACATTCCCATTATCACTGAAAATCCATTTGACATTGATTATATTCCTCTGCTTCTTAAATAACTCTTTATCAAACATTATTTTTACCCTTTCTTAAGACCCAAGGCCACCACAACGACAAGAAGTCCAGTAATATAAGACCTATTTTCCCATTCGTAAAGAATCTTAAACATCAGTGCCCTTACAATTTCCCTATATCCTTTCCTGGGTATCAAAGTGCAGCCTCAGTTGTGAACTTTCTGATTCACATTTGCTGTCACATTTTACCACCACTATCTGGGCCTCAAGAGGAGCCCCAGGCTCCGTAGATCCTTCTTTCAAATCCCCTGACTTGGGTACTAATTCAGGCTCCAGGAGCGGCGGTGGGCCTCCCTTAGAAAGTGACTAGTAACAATACACCTTCCTTAGCACTCTACTATTTAATCACAACTAGTCTATACACTCAAGAGTACTTGTGACTGTATCTGAGGTAACGCAGGCTGAAAGATGTATGCTCTTTTGCTAAAATTACATGACTATTAAGTTACAAAGTCTCAAGTCAGAACCAGATAAAAAATGGATActactggaaggaaaaaaggtcTCATTCCCATGAGAGGGTTTCCACTAACAATTTAGAGCATTATGTCAAAATCTGCTGTAAAAGAAAAGACCACTTGGCCAACGGTTTGAAGGGCAAATTCCCTGATGATATATTATCCTTTCAACCACAGCTAAAACGTCTTTGCAACATTTCAACAGGTTAGTGAGGTGAGATACAACTATATATTCTGATTCCAAATATTCACTGTTTATACCTCACCAATGCAGATGCTATGATGTGAACACCTTAGAGCGTCACTGACCAGGTAGAATGACTTACTGTAATCACTTTTAAATAACTATATAGGAAACACAGTCTACCAAAAAAATGGATATACTGcagtttaaacacacacacaaaatacaaatTAGTTCCTGGCTGAGAATATATGGAAAtcacaataatgaaaaagttgaGGTTAAAAACTCTCATATATCTATGAACTCAATTTTTGAATTCTATAGTAGGATAGGATATATGTCAGATCATCCTCAGGAAattcttgtcttttaaaaaattatttcattatgatCACTGAGTTCAGAAGTCTGAAGAGTCCACTCTTAAAAGGTAAATgacttttttaatgaatttttctttAGCCAAGTCTGGTGTCATTTCGGTGACATCAAAAAGGACACTGATTCCTttgtttgaaactaaaagtggcTCCCCTATccaatttcattctctttccaaTCCATTTCCCACTCACACAGTGAGCTAAATATAAATTTGAGTATGTCGATCTTTGCCTAAAATATTTCAATGGATCCCCATTGTCCATAGGATAAACCCAAACTCCTTAGCCAGGAATAAAAGGTTCTTTATAATTTGCCCCCCTTTGTTTCAGTTTTATGCCTATAACATAGTAAATGTGTGACTCGTTACATGAAGGTTATTTTTGTAATTACCTACAAAATAGCTGTCTTCCCTTCAAGATTATAAGGACAGGAAGATGTCTTCTCTATCGCTACATCCCTGGTGACTTTAAGTGTAGTAATGTTTATTGCATCAATAAAGGAatccactagctgtgtgactttagccAAGTGACTTAACATCACTagatctgtttcctcatctgcaaaactgaGATAACATCAACCTtacagggttattgtgaagacTGATTAAGACTATACAGGTAAATGGTGTAgttactcaataaacattagaccccttcccttcccttttcacTCTCTTTCAAGCACCCAATCTTTCCTTGCATATCTTGAATCTCTCCTCATTTTAGCTTATTCGCTATTTTTGAACTCTGGAGAAGAAAAATGGGGCAAGCTTTCATAAAGTTCTATAGCAGAAGGAAGATCTAGCTAACTTAGGGTCTCTAAATCATACATTACctatgtagaaataaaaataagtaaactacCATTTCACTGATAAGTCTCTTTCAAGGAGGCTACATGACATTTTCCCATCATTCTTTCAAGATACACTAAAccaaataaaagtatatttaagtCTCCTTTTGACTTTACCTGGACCACCCTCAGCAAAGTCTGTATGAGTAGGGTGTTCTGAGGAATTCCGAGCTTCACCATAGCATGAAGACTGAACAGCAGGCTGTTATAGTGTATGATCTTGGCTTCTCTCATACTGTGTTCGCACAGCTGGCTAAACGCAGGGTGGTTAAACATCAGTTGTTTTTCAAAGCGCTTCTGGTCGTCAGACATCCTTTTAGCAATTACCCACATTGCTGAGAAATAGTTACTACTAGGAAATGTAGGTGCTTCAGAAAATAGATCTAATACATCACTCAGGGAATTACACTTCTCAGACAGTTTTCTACAGCTCACAGGGGTTGGTTTTGTTCGCTTGGTGACTTCTTCATTGGAGGCCTCATgatgaaagtttattttcttcaaTCCATTATCAGAGACAAGGAAGTGTTTTGAGTCAAAGGACAGTCTCCTAGGACAAAGTAGTCTGTCAATTGTAAGCGCTGTTACAATTCTTATGCCCTTTGTTTGAAAGCCATCATCTCCTGATTTACAAATTAAGGCACCCTGAAAGAGACATCTAATAGAGGATTGTATTGTATTACCAAAGTTATTTAAGAAGTTTCTTGGGTTCCAGTTTGAATAAACAATTTGTGGTCTGCAAAATCCCAAAGGATACAGCCTCACAGTTCTGCCCGTTGGAACTAAAGTTCTGAATTGCCTGAGGTTCTGTAAAAAGGAACCTGCTCTGTTATTCATTTTGCCAGCCGCTGAAACACTTTCTAATGGCTTTAAAGTTGTCAAGATGACAAACACGTCGCTTctattaatgaaagaaaacacatGCCGTTGTTTTCCTGTAGGGGAAGGggttatgaaaaaataaaaatttgagtaAACTTTCTacttaaatatatgaaatgtatTTAACAGAGACTTAAGTGGGAACAGAGGGAGACATTAAGATCTAcgttaaaaaagtaaaactattttaCCAATATAGTCTTCCTCCACTTTTACCAATGTATATACACCATCTTAAAGGAGCAACGTTACTCTGAAAGCCGTCGTTGTGTAAacaaggggtttttttttgttgttgttgttaaaacaTGACGTGGGTTTCTGATGGGAAAGTTTTCCTACAAAGCTTCCTCTGCAGTAAGGGATTTTATGTTATTACTGCCTTGGAGATGTCTTCAATGAAAATTAAGGGTTTAACGTTGATGGATACTTTTTAACACGAGGATTTAACAACGGCCGAACCAGGACTATTAAGAATAAGTAGCTGGACAAGTAGAACGGCTCAGGAGAGGAAGCAGCAAATTAAAGTGACGCTTGCACGTGGCCCGCGCTAAACAGACAGATACAAGCAGCCAGTATACACCAGGTCTCAGAACTGGTGTCGGGAGTCCGTCCTTTCGGAGCTGGGCCCCCAAGTATTAACCCATCTCCCTAAACTTACTTTCTAGGAAACTCCTGAGACCCTTCTCCGAAAGGAAAGAAGCCTGAAGAGTTTTGCCTATGTTCGTCGTCCACTCACCTTAGATCAAAACCCCCAGTTACATGCAGGCGCAGCCATGACAGTTTCCCCGAGAGCTGAGCGTATCGCGAGATTTTACGGATCCTTCCTAGGTCAAAAAGTGTACGTTCGCGGCAATTGCAGACGGTTTTCTTAGCGTGAAGAAAGCTTACTGAAAGGAACGACTCGTTTTTCCTAGCTACAGGAATAGGAGTAAAGGTGCCCACGCAGCTTTCAGTGGCAATGTATAATCATATACCCCAATACCTAACCCCTCCAACTGGGCGCCAGACTCCGCTCTCAGCTTCAGAGTGCGCCTGCGCCGCGTCCTCAGCGGCGTGGTTGCCTGGAAACCGTGGAGCCGCGGTTCCAGCCGCTGGGTCCCGGCTTCACCATGGCCAAATTCGTGCTCGCTGGTGAGTGATCCCGGCGTCCGTCCGCAGATTGCTCAAAACACCGACAACAGCTCACCTCCTATGACTTGGCAATGATCTTCTTAACTGGCTTCTGTCTTAGTAGCTCCAGCCTTTATATGAACCGCCCAGGCTTTCTTATGCGGTCAAAGACCTTTATAGGGCAGTGAGTGTGTGCAAAGCACTGCCAGACACAGGGGCTGCAGTGGCGGGGAAGAAGACACATCCTTGCCTTAGAGGAGATTTCGGTCTTGTTGGGTACAGAAGCACGTAAACGAATAATTTTGATATATTGTGATTAATGCTGTGAGGGAGATGTGCACAGGGCTCTGGGGAGTTACAAGAGCTGATTTGTGACGGTTTGGAATAGGGAGGACATTCCAGATAAAGGCACAGAAGCTAGAAGTCTCATGACCTCACGGAGGATCTGAATATGGAGGAAGTGACTGTACCTGGGGCTGGAATGGAAGCAAGAGCCAGATGCAAGCAGAGGTGTTTGAACGGTATCTTGAAAGCAATGAGGAGTCACTGAAAACTTTTTAAGCAGGAAAGTTTCTCAATGGGCTTGCATTTTAGGAAGCCCACTTTGTCGGCAATGGAGGGGAAAGGTTGGAAATGTCGACTGACATCCAGAAAACCACTGAAGAGGCTTTCACTGCAATAGGCTATTATAcctgcctcctttccttctcagcaagtccctcccaccccccaaagtAGACTACTCTTCAGTTTCCAGGTCCTCCTTCCATCAGTCTGGCCTCACTTCCTCTCACCAAAGTCACCAATGACTTTCACCGAAGCCTGTCCTTGtctcacttgacctctctgatgCATtggcacaattatctctcatttGGCTGGAAACctatttcctttgtttctttattcattcagaCGAATATTTTTGAGCATGACAGACTGTATTCTGGGAAGACAGTGGTAAACACATGTACAAAGAATGTTGCATTTGCGGCATTGGCAGGACAGGTTACTTTTACCAGGCTAATTTGCCAGAAGCACAGTAAGGCAAGATAATTTAAGACATGAGCCAGAGAGTGGTTTGAATTCATGAACAGTGGGTTCGAACTAGACAGGGAGGCTAATAGACAGGGGGAAGTTGAGAGGGGTTGATGACTTAGAAGTCACCATGAAGTTGAAGAACTCTAGACTGGGAGTAAGTGGGGAAGAATGCTATAGATAAGGTTCTGCACTTGGCCCCTGCCCCCTATCAGACACTCAATCCTATCCACTTTGGTGGCTTTAACTCTGTATGTTGATGGCTGCAAAATCTGTATCCTAAGCCAATTCATGAAGCCTGCTCTTCCAACTTAGAAGTACAGCTACCTGCTGGTCATATCCACTTAGATATGCTACAGATACTTCTAACTGTTCTCGCctataattaaaactttttaccCATGATTTCTCTCTAGTAAGGTCAGGATCATCTACCTAAGCCAGAAAATAGAAGTTATCCCcaactcttctctctccctccacttttccttcTCCCAAAACCCTCAAATCCACATGTGATTTTACCACCACTCCTCATTCACATTTTGACTTGCGTAGCTACTAATGCATGGTTCGTTATTAGTGGTTCATGTGTAATTAGTAGCATGGCAGTCTTAGAGAAAGTGAGGACTAACGTAGCGCTGGAGGAGAGTACATTTTTAatggtctttttttcctttccacatTTTATTACTTACGATTCTCACCTCCTatgaaatttgttttgttttaccagtataataaaaattagaagttTATGTGATGGTATTTATAACCGTATGAAATACAACTATGTGATTAATTCTGTAACTATATGACAAATACTTGTAACTACGTGATGATTTCCATGTGatgaaagaaaacattgataATTTGAACTCTTTTAGGTAGAGCAGATTGCCCATATTATGCTAAAGCAGAACTTGTGGCAGATTATTTACAAAAGAATCTTCCTGATTTTCGGATACATAAAATTACACAACATCCTCATGTTTGGGAGGTAAGAAGCCTTTGCAGTTTGttgaattcacacacacataaaaatgttttctaatttaattaaatGTTAGCTGATGTATCAGATAGCTTTCCAGTAATGAATGTTCATGTACTATTGGTATTTTAATACTAGTGAAATAAACCCATATGTATCAGTCTCAAAGcactatttatattttttttcctagtacctAGTAGAGCGAATGAAGCCCTAACTAATAAGTTGAATAAatttggctgttttttttttcctcccaagaaTCCAGGTAGCTTATATTAACTTTAAATTCTCCTTAACATTAATTTCTAATGACATGAAAGACTTGTTTCTTTGATATACCCTTCACTGGGGACTGTTTCcccagaaacagactgagatggaAATTTGGGAGAAGGTGTTTCCTTTATGGGGGAGTGCTCTTGGGAAGAACATCCTCGGAAGGAATGAGGGCAGCAGCATTGGGCAGCGTTGCCATCCACCTGCGACAGAGAGCTCAGCCAGCCCTACAGGGATCACTGAAGCTGGGATGGCCCTTCAGAGATACCCCAAAACAGGCAACGGGGCCGGGCTTTTGTGCTTCCACAGCTAACAGTTGTTGGATGTGGGCTGCCCTCGGGAAAGGACTTCACCTTAGGCAAGGGAACATCCTTTGGCTAGGATCTGGAGAGAGACTCAGCACTGAGCCATCAGCAGCCAATACAGCTGGTGGTGGAGGGAATGAGTGCCTTGGTCCTGAAGGAGGACTAGAGACTACACGTGACAAGATCTGCTCCAGTTCACCAGTTGTGCCTTGTGGATCCACGTGCTCCATATAGTCAGTTCACACCATCCAGGAACAGCTCTTGCAGAATTCTGGTTGGCATCTCTTTCTGGGGAAACTTTGCAAGAGGAAGTTTAGTCAAATGAACTATATTCTCCATTGCACATCATTTCAGCACGGTAACCAACATGAGTCACC includes these proteins:
- the FASTKD2 gene encoding FAST kinase domain-containing protein 2, mitochondrial isoform X1 — its product is MNNRAGSFLQNLRQFRTLVPTGRTVRLYPLGFCRPQIVYSNWNPRNFLNNFGNTIQSSIRCLFQGALICKSGDDGFQTKGIRIVTALTIDRLLCPRRLSFDSKHFLVSDNGLKKINFHHEASNEEVTKRTKPTPVSCRKLSEKCNSLSDVLDLFSEAPTFPSSNYFSAMWVIAKRMSDDQKRFEKQLMFNHPAFSQLCEHSMREAKIIHYNSLLFSLHAMVKLGIPQNTLLIQTLLRVVQERINECDEKCLSILSTILEAMEPCKNVDVLRAGLWMLVDQQVWKIEHVFTLQTVMKCIGKDAPIGLKRKLEMKALKELDQFSVLNSQHMFEVLAAMNYRSVILLNECSAMVTSNIHGCPLKMLINILQSCRDLRYLNMDLFKGIADYVATTFDIWKLKQVLFLLILFENFGFRPVGLMDLFMKKAADEPGFLNVKSLVSILNVYSSLNHLDTCQAREFLDVMTNALTGSLHHISSENLLNAVCSFCLMNHFPLAPVNQLLQKDIINELLTSGDVERNVHKLHILATCLKLDDAPYHKDIHLALPKPSLAPLQPNAKAVEALSSLLGEGYFSKSVQLPHNYYIDFEIRMDTNRSQVLPFSDADVVTSATDIQRVAVLCVPKSTYCLGSTHPRGFLAMKMRHLKVMGFHVILINNWEMEKLEMKDAVTFLKTKIYSTEALSTADVNLQSTC